The Vigna unguiculata cultivar IT97K-499-35 chromosome 11, ASM411807v1, whole genome shotgun sequence genomic sequence CAAGTGATGCATTCCGACGGTGACCAAATCTGTAAGAAGTACTGGCATTTCGATAGAGGAAAAAAAGGGGTTCGTGTGAAAACCAATGCCTACATAGGATCCTAAATCGAGATCCAAATTAGACTGGTTTTCATATGCCACAAACACCAAGCTGAACGCAATGCCCATCCAGTTATTGTCATGCATAATGGGAGATGGGTCTAAGCTAATTGAAGTACCAAGACTCTGATTGAACCATCTCGGAATCTGATTACCAGGAAGAACAATATCAATCAAATTAATAGGGGTACGCGATTCTTTGCTCAACTGTTACAAGAAACGTATATGCCTCAGTTGGTTATTACTACGCAAATTGAAAAGAGAAAGATAGGGATGCAAGAAAGAACAGATCAGAGAGTACCCGAAGGATTTGTAAGAACCATGCAAAAGTCATTCTCTGACAACCTTCAATATCAACTATTTTAGGACAGTTGAAAATAAGTAATCCCCTTTCATAACGACCAAAACTGTAGGTTTCTCTTGTGACAGGCAAAGCAGTAGGTGATGGCATCTCAGGGAAAAATCTTAATTGCTTGCAATGCTCCAAGTTTAAATGTACGAGTTTGGAAAGCTTGTTGATGCTCGAAGGGAGGGTAACAAAGTGGTTTCCCCCCAAATTTAAGGTTTCTAGGGAATGCATGGATCCAATAGCATCAGGGATTTGTGCTAGATTGCAGAAACTTATATTAAGGTCATGCATACAGAAGAAGTTATGCAAGGAATGCAACAAACAGCCACGTGAATTTCTAAACCCTCTGTAGTACGAGAAATTGAAAGGAACAATGAGTTTCTTTATGATGGAAGAGGATGTAGATTGGGATTGCATGGAATTTTCCCTGATATCAAGAATCTTTGAATGGTCATGTATGGGTTTATCTAAAAGGTGGTTACTAAATACTCTTGAACAGCCAGAGATATTCAGATATTCAAGAGAATTCAGACCCAATATATTGCTTGGTAGACTCACTAAATTTATGCAGTTTTGCAAACTCAAAAGAGCAAGCTTTCTTAGAAGTCCAACTGATGGATGGATGCAGACAAGTTTTGTGCATCTGTCAAGAATTATCCACTCAAGATTTGGAAGCCCTGTAAAGTCTGGAATCTTAATAAGATTCTTGCAGTCTCTGAGATCCAAAGCTCTTAGATTTGGCAGATACTGTAAAACATCAGCATAGACAGTCACTTCATCATAACTTTGTTTAATGTATCCTTAACATATGTGGAACAGGCTAAGGTAATaacagtttttctttttttattttagatttaggattaaatatgtttttagtctcttaaatttaagtgaaaattgtaattagtttttttttccgAAACTTTAGTCTTTAGTCAATTTAGTCACcaaactttataaatgcatgaatttattCATGTTAACTAGATtttattgagtttatttgatgtttcaaacgcatttcataatagcatttgagttgtttacccCGTTTGATACATTTCCACTTCAATGTTAACTGAGACacgcatttgaaacgtcaaataaatttaacaaaatttggttaaaaagactaaatctacatatttctaaagatggtgaactaaattggatcaaaattttgaagaaagactaattctaattttcaccgaaagtttaaggactaaaaacatatttaaccctttattttatACTTGAAAGTAAAATTAAGAAGATTAAAGAATACCTTTGTGCCTTTCCATAGTTGTTTGATGTTGTCATGTGGCAAGATCAATTCAACAAGTGAATTCGGTTGAAAACTTGATGGTAAATAGGAGAAAGGATAGTGAGACCACTCAAGAAACTGCAGTTTATTGGACAGAAAACTTAGGTTTCCCATAAACTTCACATCATGGAGTATAAGCAACCGAAGGTTACTCATTTTGGACAACTCTTCAGCATCAGTCGCCAATACTTCTATCTCTCTTAACATGTCCAAAACAATCGCTTCAGTGTTCGCTGTTTCCTATAAAGcattgcaaaattatttataactaGGTGTGTccaaaacttataataaaagtttGTATTTACAGTTACTAGTTTATTATTAACAATCATCAAGTTGCCATTTTCTTTCATGATTTGAAATATCACAATTTCCACAAcaaaataaacttatataatcAGAATATCTAGATACCTTTGCCTTGGACATACTAAACAAATGTTCATATAACCACAACCTGCTCCACTTTGCTGGCTCCTTGGGTGAATTGCCTTGAACAATTTTCCTGCCCAAAGCTTTCAACAAATCATGCATTTTAATGAATCCATGGAAATTGTTTACGAGTGACTTGTCAAGGAGGACTCTGATTCCAATTTCAGGATGAAATCCACGACAATCAAGAACTTTCTTCACATACAACTCCTCATACCCACTGAAGAAACAAGCAATGTCCAGAAATATTTGCTTTTCCAAGTCATCTAGTCCATCGTAACTGATTTGAAGCACATCCAAAATATCTTTGTTGGGATTCTCTTTCAACCTAACCAAGGCACTTCTCCACTCTGACACCCTTCGACCAAACAAAAATGAGCCTAGTACTTTAATTGCTAGTGGTAGGCTCTTAGCATATTGTAACACAGCATGTGTCAAGACTTTGTAACCTCCTACAATTTCATCACTGTTGAAAGCCTTTTTACAAAACAACTTCAGAGAATTAGCATCATTCAAGAGTTGAACATCGTACACTGTCGTCACTCCAAACTCTTTTAAGATATGCTTGTCTCTGGAAATTATGATGACTCTACTTCCTTCTCCTAACCATTCCCGATTCACCACTAATTTCTCTCGTTCTTTAACTTCATCAACATGGTCAAGAACTATAAGAGTCTTTACACAACGAAACCTTCTTCGCATCAAATTTGCTGCATTATAAAGATTGTGTATCTGAAGGTTTTCTTCATTTAGAGTTTGATGAAGGAGCTGCTTTACTACACCAATTGTTCCACAATCTCTATAAATCTTGTTTACATCATCAATAAAACAACGAGCATTATATTGATGAGAGATTATACCATATAGAACAGTAGCAAGTGTAGTCTTTCCTATTCCACCCATTCCACAAATTCCTACAATGCGTACATCATCAACTGGGTCGCAAAGTAAAAGTTGTTGTAGTTCTTCGAGAGGAGATTCCACCCCAACTAGATCATTTGGAATACTTGAAAAATTGGGACTCAATATACTTAATATCTCCTGAACAATTTTTTCAATCACGATATGTTGTGACCTGAAAGTTTAAGGAATACCACCAATTTATGACCTatgaaaaccaaacaaaaagtACACAAGCATGAGTGTGTGGAGTCTCAAAAGTTTATTGACCCTAACCGATTTATTTGCTccactttttataaaaaatcatgtaattgtaaacttaattaatcaatcTGAAAAATAATCTAGTGTAGCCGGTGATGTAAATTATTTTGACTGAACTGTGTAAATCCTTTGTGTTCTAGTTATTTACTTTTGTCTATTGTTCgtgtacgtgtgtgtgtgtgtttgtgatCTCCTTGTGTTGTGACATATTCTTTCATATAAAGTCCGAGTAAGAGTTGTCTTTGCTATCCTTCTCATGCCACTCATTCCAACAACTCGAACATCGTTAACTAATCCAAAACGTATAACATTTGTTAATTGTTAATTCTTGAACCCTAAACTCTATCCTAACTAGTTCATCCCTGGAAGATTCGAAATTTTCTGtcccaaaatatttattttatgttttgaacaaTTTCATCGATCTGTTCATATTGTGGCCTGAACATGTACATGAAATAAAGGCGAAACATCatgcaacaaaacaaaaaaggagTGTGTAAATTTTTTAGGACAAAATAATGAcgtaaaaatattaactttcaaactattattttaattaaactagCGTACATTTGGACTCAATTTGCATGTTTCCTCCTCAACCTCTGTTTTTAGATAATGGCATGAGATGAAACATGATTACCATAATACATGATGCCGAATACAGTTATATAGGCCCCTGCAGTTGAGTTTTTTGTGAAGCACTTTCAAATATCAATAAAGCTAGATTTGTCATCAAATCAATTGACCTTCTATCATCTCCATATTACTAAtatcaaaaatgattttttgacaaataaatttttgataaaattgacaaaattacTAAATAGAGGATGTTGTTGGTCAAAATTTGTGAAATAAAACTTTATCAAAGAATCATTTTCCTACTAATATTTCTGAAGGATACATTACCTTCTATAAGCCATATTTACATCGCTAAATCTCTCTCCCAAACTCATACCAATAACATACAACAGCCACTCCTTCCTACTTTTCCTAAATTCCTAACATCTCTGAACCCTAGTTTAGAAATGATAATCAATTTCAGAAAACAAAAGAACTCAAATAAATTCAGAGGTACATAACTAACtgcataataaatatatagttgtgGTCAATCTTGAAATGAGAGAGGATTACTCACTTATTTCGGACATCCCAACCAGAGAGATTGGCCACTTCTGTGAGAGCTTCTCTCCATCTCTGGGCTTCCTCCATCTTCACTTTATCTCCTCTGAATCTCTTCTCGTGTTCTGCAAATGCTTTGTCATAGCATCCACTCTGTTTGCGCACCACCGAAGGATCAACATCATAAAAGATAGGTATAACACGTCTTACTGAAGTTTCAACGCAGTTAAGTATCTCTGCCAGTTCACGTAAGCACCAAGTGGAGGAAGCATAGTTCTTTGAGAAGACAACAAGGTAAACTCGAGAGTCTTGAATGGATTGCAGAAGCTTGGGTGCTATGGATTCAC encodes the following:
- the LOC114169873 gene encoding TMV resistance protein N-like isoform X3; amino-acid sequence: MEEAQRWREALTEVANLSGWDVRNKSQHIVIEKIVQEILSILSPNFSSIPNDLVGVESPLEELQQLLLCDPVDDVRIVGICGMGGIGKTTLATVLYGIISHQYNARCFIDDVNKIYRDCGTIGVVKQLLHQTLNEENLQIHNLYNAANLMRRRFRCVKTLIVLDHVDEVKEREKLVVNREWLGEGSRVIIISRDKHILKEFGVTTVYDVQLLNDANSLKLFCKKAFNSDEIVGGYKVLTHAVLQYAKSLPLAIKVLGSFLFGRRVSEWRSALVRLKENPNKDILDVLQISYDGLDDLEKQIFLDIACFFSGYEELYVKKVLDCRGFHPEIGIRVLLDKSLVNNFHGFIKMHDLLKALGRKIVQGNSPKEPAKWSRLWLYEHLFSMSKAKETANTEAIVLDMLREIEVLATDAEELSKMSNLRLLILHDVKFMGNLSFLSNKLQFLEWSHYPFSYLPSSFQPNSLVELILPHDNIKQLWKGTKYLPNLRALDLRDCKNLIKIPDFTGLPNLEWIILDRCTKLVCIHPSVGLLRKLALLSLQNCINLVSLPSNILGLNSLEYLNISGCSRVFSNHLLDKPIHDHSKILDIRENSMQSQSTSSSIIKKLIVPFNFSYYRGFRNSRGCLLHSLHNFFCMHDLNISFCNLAQIPDAIGSMHSLETLNLGGNHFVTLPSSINKLSKLVHLNLEHCKQLRFFPEMPSPTALPVTRETYSFGRYERGLLIFNCPKIVDIEGCQRMTFAWFLQILRLSKESRTPINLIDIVLPGNQIPRWFNQSLGTSISLDPSPIMHDNNWMGIAFSLVFVAYENQSNLDLDLGSYVGIGFHTNPFFSSIEMPVLLTDLVTVGMHHLWLLFLTREEFFSYFQIEGTLYVNGMEMHTTAGDSQGLHIEVISCGYQWVFEKDLDNLNPTKIRKEHINTHFGDEGNSILSLVDGH
- the LOC114169873 gene encoding TMV resistance protein N-like isoform X2, with the translated sequence MPSNAIIHHTSSSSHAISRNDVFVSFRGEDTRNNFIGFLFQALHRKGIGAFKDDEDLKKGESIAPKLLQSIQDSRVYLVVFSKNYASSTWCLRELAEILNCVETSVRRVIPIFYDVDPSVVRKQSGCYDKAFAEHEKRFRGDKVKMEEAQRWREALTEVANLSGWDVRNKSQHIVIEKIVQEILSILSPNFSSIPNDLVGVESPLEELQQLLLCDPVDDVRIVGICGMGGIGKTTLATVLYGIISHQYNARCFIDDVNKIYRDCGTIGVVKQLLHQTLNEENLQIHNLYNAANLMRRRFRCVKTLIVLDHVDEVKEREKLVVNREWLGEGSRVIIISRDKHILKEFGVTTVYDVQLLNDANSLKLFCKKAFNSDEIVGGYKVLTHAVLQYAKSLPLAIKVLGSFLFGRRVSEWRSALVRLKENPNKDILDVLQISYDGLDDLEKQIFLDIACFFSGYEELYVKKVLDCRGFHPEIGIRVLLDKSLVNNFHGFIKMHDLLKALGRKIVQGNSPKEPAKWSRLWLYEHLFSMSKAKETANTEAIVLDMLREIEVLATDAEELSKMSNLRLLILHDVKFMGNLSFLSNKLQFLEWSHYPFSYLPSSFQPNSLVELILPHDNIKQLWKGTKYLPNLRALDLRDCKNLIKIPDFTGLPNLEWIILDRCTKLVCIHPSVGLLRKLALLSLQNCINLVSLPSNILGLNSLEYLNISGCSRVFSNHLLDKPIHDHSKILDIRENSMQSQSTSSSIIKKLIVPFNFSYYRGFRNSRGCLLHSLHNFFCMHDLNISFCNLAQIPDAIGSMHSLETLNLGGNHFVTLPSSINKLSKLVHLNLEHCKQLRFFPEMPSPTALPVTRETYSFGRYERGLLIFNCPKIVDIEGCQRMTFAWFLQILRIPRWFNQSLGTSISLDPSPIMHDNNWMGIAFSLVFVAYENQSNLDLDLGSYVGIGFHTNPFFSSIEMPVLLTDLVTVGMHHLWLLFLTREEFFSYFQIEGTLYVNGMEMHTTAGDSQGLHIEVISCGYQWVFEKDLDNLNPTKIRKEHINTHFGDEGNSILSLVDGH
- the LOC114169873 gene encoding TMV resistance protein N-like isoform X1; translation: MPSNAIIHHTSSSSHAISRNDVFVSFRGEDTRNNFIGFLFQALHRKGIGAFKDDEDLKKGESIAPKLLQSIQDSRVYLVVFSKNYASSTWCLRELAEILNCVETSVRRVIPIFYDVDPSVVRKQSGCYDKAFAEHEKRFRGDKVKMEEAQRWREALTEVANLSGWDVRNKSQHIVIEKIVQEILSILSPNFSSIPNDLVGVESPLEELQQLLLCDPVDDVRIVGICGMGGIGKTTLATVLYGIISHQYNARCFIDDVNKIYRDCGTIGVVKQLLHQTLNEENLQIHNLYNAANLMRRRFRCVKTLIVLDHVDEVKEREKLVVNREWLGEGSRVIIISRDKHILKEFGVTTVYDVQLLNDANSLKLFCKKAFNSDEIVGGYKVLTHAVLQYAKSLPLAIKVLGSFLFGRRVSEWRSALVRLKENPNKDILDVLQISYDGLDDLEKQIFLDIACFFSGYEELYVKKVLDCRGFHPEIGIRVLLDKSLVNNFHGFIKMHDLLKALGRKIVQGNSPKEPAKWSRLWLYEHLFSMSKAKETANTEAIVLDMLREIEVLATDAEELSKMSNLRLLILHDVKFMGNLSFLSNKLQFLEWSHYPFSYLPSSFQPNSLVELILPHDNIKQLWKGTKYLPNLRALDLRDCKNLIKIPDFTGLPNLEWIILDRCTKLVCIHPSVGLLRKLALLSLQNCINLVSLPSNILGLNSLEYLNISGCSRVFSNHLLDKPIHDHSKILDIRENSMQSQSTSSSIIKKLIVPFNFSYYRGFRNSRGCLLHSLHNFFCMHDLNISFCNLAQIPDAIGSMHSLETLNLGGNHFVTLPSSINKLSKLVHLNLEHCKQLRFFPEMPSPTALPVTRETYSFGRYERGLLIFNCPKIVDIEGCQRMTFAWFLQILRLSKESRTPINLIDIVLPGNQIPRWFNQSLGTSISLDPSPIMHDNNWMGIAFSLVFVAYENQSNLDLDLGSYVGIGFHTNPFFSSIEMPVLLTDLVTVGMHHLWLLFLTREEFFSYFQIEGTLYVNGMEMHTTAGDSQGLHIEVISCGYQWVFEKDLDNLNPTKIRKEHINTHFGDEGNSILSLVDGH